In Gammaproteobacteria bacterium, the following are encoded in one genomic region:
- the dksA gene encoding RNA polymerase-binding protein DksA — MAQEKSNKATTEQPSDSYTNFKPYEPVKGEEYMNPGQLKHFQSILIEWKRELMEKVDETVHHMQDESGNIPDPNDRASQESDFTMELRTRDRERRLIKKIESSIRHLDDNEYGFCNNCGEEIGIRRLEARPTADLCIDCKTLDEIREKHISR, encoded by the coding sequence ATGGCTCAAGAAAAATCGAATAAAGCGACGACGGAACAACCTTCCGACTCATATACAAACTTCAAACCTTACGAACCCGTTAAGGGCGAAGAGTATATGAATCCAGGACAACTCAAACATTTCCAGAGTATTTTAATCGAGTGGAAACGGGAGTTAATGGAAAAAGTGGACGAAACCGTCCATCACATGCAAGATGAGTCGGGTAATATTCCCGACCCGAATGACCGCGCCAGCCAAGAGTCAGATTTCACCATGGAGCTACGCACCCGGGATCGCGAGCGCAGGCTTATCAAAAAAATAGAGTCTTCCATTAGACATCTGGATGATAATGAATATGGGTTCTGCAATAACTGTGGTGAAGAGATCGGTATCCGCCGCCTCGAAGCACGCCCTACAGCAGATCTCTGCATTGACTGTAAAACCCTTGATGA
- a CDS encoding HAD family hydrolase, with translation MSTLKALIFDVDGTLADTERNGHRVAFNLAFDDAGLGWRWSPELYGKLLAVTGGKERIRFYLEKFNLEFIKPDDFDGFVASLHAAKTHFYTELMARGEIPLRPGVERLISEARKAGYRIAISTTTTPENVTALVTNTLGAAALDWFEVIGAGDVVPSKKPAPDIYDYVLKEMNLTPSEAIAFEDSRNGVLSSLAANLTTVITVNSYTAEDDFSGAAIVLDQMGEPDTPFTLLAGDAHDQDYLNIALVEALHRSAHG, from the coding sequence ATGTCGACGCTAAAGGCTTTGATTTTTGATGTGGATGGCACCCTTGCCGATACTGAACGCAATGGTCATCGTGTTGCTTTTAATCTGGCATTTGACGATGCCGGTTTGGGGTGGCGCTGGTCGCCAGAGCTATATGGCAAGCTGCTGGCTGTTACGGGTGGTAAAGAGCGGATTCGCTTCTATCTTGAAAAATTCAATTTGGAGTTTATAAAGCCAGATGATTTTGATGGGTTTGTTGCGAGCCTGCACGCCGCCAAAACCCATTTTTATACCGAGCTGATGGCCCGGGGTGAAATTCCACTGCGCCCCGGAGTTGAGCGGCTAATCTCTGAAGCGCGCAAAGCGGGCTACCGTATTGCCATCTCGACGACCACGACACCAGAAAATGTCACCGCATTGGTGACCAATACGCTGGGGGCGGCGGCGCTGGATTGGTTTGAAGTGATTGGTGCCGGGGATGTCGTGCCATCGAAGAAACCAGCACCTGATATCTACGATTATGTGCTGAAAGAGATGAATCTGACACCATCCGAGGCGATCGCTTTTGAAGACTCACGTAACGGGGTGCTCTCCTCACTGGCTGCTAACTTGACCACGGTGATTACGGTGAATAGCTATACAGCGGAAGATGACTTCTCCGGTGCGGCCATTGTGCTCGATCAGATGGGTGAGCCTGATACGCCTTTTACATTGCTGGCGGGAGATGCTCATGATCAGGATTACCTGAATATTGCACTGGTAGAGGCGCTGCACCGAT